One window of the Candidatus Zixiibacteriota bacterium genome contains the following:
- a CDS encoding membrane hypothetical protein (Evidence 5 : Unknown function) gives MFLIYMSRNDWLALFIVTILFLLLYYARYYYLRLQKRMRLLQAEMDVERRFRPVGWYRYLKLPASLILILGFYLYIGVVSLIVFKTFWAGLFWFLCAGMIIWIKWGKDSYKELLQIWKQKKEKSREEETELKGFEQDNDPDNIDTFYK, from the coding sequence ATGTTTTTGATTTATATGAGCCGAAACGATTGGCTCGCACTCTTTATCGTCACAATTCTCTTTCTGCTTCTTTATTATGCCCGTTATTATTACTTGCGGCTTCAGAAAAGAATGAGGCTCCTTCAGGCCGAGATGGATGTGGAGCGCCGCTTCCGGCCGGTCGGCTGGTATCGCTATCTCAAATTGCCGGCCTCTCTCATTTTAATACTTGGATTTTATCTTTATATCGGAGTAGTCTCGCTCATCGTTTTCAAAACCTTTTGGGCCGGTTTATTCTGGTTTCTTTGCGCCGGAATGATAATCTGGATAAAATGGGGCAAAGACTCATATAAAGAATTACTCCAAATCTGGAAGCAGAAAAAGGAGAAATCCCGAGAGGAAGAGACCGAACTCAAGGGATTTGAGCAGGATAACGACCCCGACAATATCGATACTTTCTATAAATAA
- a CDS encoding hypothetical protein (Evidence 5 : Unknown function), whose amino-acid sequence MRKGKLFNRGLWARLSFFIYPLMLVVLASSGVLAQVPALSGLSLNSTSGNNTNDDDLSAAYTLTGTAVTAATAWYKNGAPVMTIYEPFEGGAANALRDFSGNNRTVTVVGAPTWSATGGRDGFGGYSFSGSDYMNAGKIFPTKSSYTQTAWIYRTVTNTYNFIIGSQTSTTGHGLRITYDQRLSAGQNGDIKIVQGWSGSIASNRWIFAAVTFDYTTGTMILYQDGQPIDTAIVASNLRDVVDSTVQIGATGGSTPWRGSLDDIRIYNYALTGDQIKALYALHGADKITASETVVGDTWQAQVTPFSSSAVGTTTASNSLTIVPTVPVFTSAPVTTGIAGKLYSYTADATGGPTPIYNLTLGPAGMTIDTLSGIVRWYPSSSGPYNVTISAINTTGSATQNYTINIADSTVAISNQTLNIISGDSLAASYNLALEATTAATAWYKNGAPLMTLYMPFEGGATFALDDASGNNITALPMGNPVWTPNGGHDGFGCFTYDGSSYLIAGNIFPTKSSYTKTVWIYRTTTNEYNHILSGWDHNNLTTGGHGLRVTADQRLSAGQNGDWRIVQTPAGTIASNQWYFAAVTFNYSTGEMDLYLNGVLVNSAITPTNERDVTDAGVLVGATQGAYAWKGKIDDARIYNYPLTPQQIAALYTANGANRIVPQETQIGEIWQARITPYSANEAGTPWATNNIVVGNPDLPPVLAAIGSKSVAEGQTLNFGVSASDPDGTTPALSASPLPSNAAFVDNGNGTGTFNFSPDYTQAGSYNINFVAFDGSLADTEIVNISVLNTNRPPVLAAISPQTDTLGNSLVFSVTATDPDNETLVLTAADLPLNAGFIDNGNNTGSFSFTPAPGQTGIFNVRFFATDPFSAVDSEIVPITVVDTSGPSNWAATITVTGETAGNAISTSSAVIGMGDVSTVTYAPPKPPEYTASIQLWHSGYDGPYSKDIQKKGENCYFWTIEVDPHGSAAPPTPARCATISWNSAELSPDRNYVLHEGXDPSGPIVVADMRTTTSYQVCDVQTLHYYTVHWEDVSCAGTVFADVALNAGWNLVSVPVQPKDSSLSALFPSAQIAYGYNGQYFEVTKLLPGQAYWIKVPEATAVTFSGQPITGLTTSLTTGWNLAGAANCTATPQTNPAGLITAAYGFNGSYQAAPQFSSGYGYWVDVSSACDLSVTCGAAKSFAFGVPDSKARMITIRARGADLGGVSTSDVVLGVGSADEIYPAPPDAPQYSVKMQIYRADGKGPYFEDIHDLNVADDSWIIALDSRGNLPVKSSQDVKLSWNSETMGGDSYLLRSGTDDNGPVLVEDMRTINEISLKPSDGIQYFTIVRKSGSDLVPGNFVLEQNYPNPFNPTTTIEYSLPKSAEVHLAIFNMLGQKVKDVVNGSQAAGNYRVLWDGTDASGTQVSTGIYLYRIQAGDFSASKKMVLMK is encoded by the coding sequence ATGCGGAAAGGGAAGTTATTTAATCGGGGACTATGGGCAAGGCTTTCATTTTTCATTTATCCATTAATGCTCGTAGTGTTGGCGTCGTCCGGAGTCCTGGCTCAGGTTCCGGCCCTCAGCGGCTTATCGCTGAATTCAACTTCGGGGAACAATACCAATGATGATGATTTGAGTGCCGCCTATACTCTTACCGGAACGGCGGTCACGGCGGCTACCGCCTGGTACAAGAATGGCGCCCCGGTCATGACAATCTACGAGCCTTTCGAAGGCGGGGCGGCCAATGCTCTCCGCGATTTTTCGGGGAACAACCGCACCGTAACGGTCGTCGGCGCCCCGACCTGGAGCGCAACCGGCGGCCGCGATGGTTTTGGGGGATATTCCTTCAGTGGCAGCGATTACATGAATGCCGGCAAAATTTTCCCCACCAAATCCTCCTATACGCAAACGGCCTGGATATATCGTACCGTCACCAATACCTATAATTTTATTATCGGCAGTCAGACCTCCACGACGGGACACGGATTGCGCATCACCTATGATCAACGGCTCAGCGCCGGCCAGAACGGTGATATTAAAATCGTTCAGGGGTGGAGCGGCAGCATTGCGTCGAATCGATGGATCTTTGCCGCGGTCACTTTTGATTATACCACCGGCACCATGATTCTTTACCAGGACGGTCAGCCGATCGATACCGCCATTGTCGCTTCGAATCTTCGTGACGTGGTCGATTCGACCGTGCAAATTGGCGCAACCGGAGGATCGACCCCCTGGAGAGGTTCTTTGGATGATATCAGAATTTACAATTATGCCCTTACCGGCGATCAAATCAAGGCCCTTTATGCTTTGCACGGGGCCGACAAGATAACGGCATCCGAGACCGTTGTCGGGGATACCTGGCAGGCCCAGGTGACACCTTTTTCCTCAAGCGCGGTCGGCACAACGACGGCTTCCAATTCTTTGACAATAGTCCCGACCGTCCCGGTTTTTACATCGGCGCCGGTTACCACCGGAATTGCGGGGAAATTGTATTCGTACACCGCTGACGCCACCGGCGGTCCGACCCCGATATATAATTTGACATTGGGCCCTGCGGGGATGACCATCGATACTCTCAGCGGAATAGTCAGGTGGTATCCGAGTTCATCGGGACCATATAACGTAACTATATCCGCCATAAATACCACCGGGTCCGCCACTCAGAATTACACCATCAATATCGCCGATTCAACGGTGGCCATAAGCAATCAGACTTTGAATATCATTTCCGGGGATTCCCTCGCCGCTTCCTATAATCTGGCACTTGAGGCGACTACCGCCGCCACCGCGTGGTACAAAAATGGCGCTCCGCTCATGACTCTATATATGCCGTTCGAGGGCGGCGCGACTTTCGCTCTCGACGACGCCTCGGGCAATAATATTACGGCTCTCCCGATGGGAAATCCGGTTTGGACCCCGAACGGCGGGCATGACGGCTTCGGCTGTTTCACTTACGACGGCAGTTCATATCTGATCGCCGGTAATATCTTCCCCACCAAATCATCATACACGAAAACGGTCTGGATTTACCGCACCACCACCAACGAATACAACCATATACTTTCCGGCTGGGATCACAACAATCTGACCACCGGAGGACACGGTCTCCGTGTGACGGCCGATCAGCGCCTCAGCGCCGGCCAGAACGGCGACTGGCGCATCGTACAGACGCCGGCCGGAACCATCGCCTCCAATCAATGGTACTTCGCCGCGGTCACTTTTAATTATTCAACCGGAGAAATGGATCTTTATCTCAACGGCGTCCTCGTGAACAGTGCCATTACTCCGACCAACGAGCGCGATGTCACCGACGCCGGAGTTCTGGTGGGTGCAACCCAGGGAGCATACGCCTGGAAAGGTAAGATCGATGATGCCCGGATTTATAACTACCCCCTGACGCCCCAGCAAATTGCGGCCCTTTATACGGCCAACGGCGCCAACCGGATTGTCCCGCAGGAGACACAGATCGGCGAAATCTGGCAGGCGCGAATTACACCTTATTCCGCCAACGAGGCCGGGACGCCCTGGGCGACTAATAATATTGTTGTCGGCAATCCCGATCTCCCGCCGGTCCTCGCGGCCATCGGTTCCAAATCGGTTGCCGAAGGGCAGACTCTCAACTTCGGCGTTTCTGCTTCCGATCCCGATGGCACAACGCCGGCACTATCGGCCTCCCCTCTCCCGTCCAATGCCGCCTTTGTCGATAACGGCAACGGTACCGGAACTTTTAATTTCTCACCGGACTATACTCAGGCCGGCTCGTATAATATCAATTTCGTTGCCTTCGACGGTTCCCTGGCCGACACGGAAATAGTCAATATTTCCGTCCTTAACACCAATCGCCCGCCGGTTTTGGCGGCCATAAGCCCCCAAACCGATACGCTCGGGAATTCCCTTGTCTTCTCGGTTACGGCCACCGATCCGGATAATGAAACTTTGGTTCTGACGGCCGCCGACTTGCCTCTTAATGCCGGTTTCATCGATAACGGAAACAACACCGGCTCTTTCTCCTTCACGCCCGCACCCGGTCAGACCGGAATATTCAATGTCAGATTCTTCGCCACTGATCCGTTTTCGGCGGTTGATTCGGAAATTGTCCCCATTACGGTGGTCGACACCAGCGGACCGTCCAACTGGGCGGCCACAATAACTGTTACAGGTGAAACAGCCGGAAATGCCATTTCGACCTCAAGTGCGGTTATCGGAATGGGCGATGTCAGTACCGTCACCTATGCTCCTCCCAAACCGCCCGAATATACGGCCTCCATTCAACTCTGGCATTCCGGCTACGACGGGCCATACTCAAAAGACATTCAGAAGAAAGGCGAAAATTGTTACTTCTGGACCATTGAAGTCGATCCGCACGGAAGTGCCGCTCCGCCGACTCCCGCGCGCTGTGCGACTATTTCCTGGAACTCCGCGGAATTGAGTCCTGACAGGAATTATGTTTTGCACGAGGGGNTGGATCCCTCCGGACCNATTGTCGTGGCCGATATGCGCACCACCACCTCGTATCAAGTCTGCGATGTTCAAACGCTTCATTATTATACGGTGCATTGGGAAGACGTCAGTTGCGCCGGAACGGTTTTTGCCGATGTTGCTCTCAATGCGGGGTGGAACCTCGTGTCCGTTCCCGTTCAGCCGAAAGATTCGTCGCTTTCGGCCCTGTTTCCCTCCGCACAGATCGCATACGGCTATAACGGGCAGTACTTTGAGGTAACCAAACTTCTTCCCGGCCAGGCCTACTGGATAAAGGTTCCCGAAGCCACCGCGGTCACATTTTCCGGGCAACCGATCACCGGCCTGACGACCTCCCTCACCACGGGATGGAATCTGGCCGGCGCGGCCAATTGTACCGCGACTCCGCAGACCAACCCGGCCGGTCTTATCACTGCCGCTTACGGTTTCAACGGCTCATATCAGGCGGCCCCGCAATTCTCATCGGGATATGGTTACTGGGTCGATGTGAGTTCGGCCTGCGATCTGTCTGTCACCTGCGGAGCCGCCAAATCGTTTGCTTTCGGGGTTCCCGACAGCAAGGCCAGAATGATTACAATTCGCGCCCGCGGGGCGGACCTGGGAGGAGTCAGTACTTCCGATGTCGTTCTGGGCGTCGGCTCGGCCGACGAGATTTATCCGGCGCCGCCCGATGCGCCCCAGTATTCGGTCAAGATGCAAATATATCGGGCGGATGGGAAAGGGCCCTATTTTGAAGATATCCATGATCTAAATGTTGCCGATGATTCCTGGATTATCGCCCTTGACAGCCGCGGCAATTTGCCGGTCAAATCGTCACAGGATGTCAAATTAAGCTGGAACAGCGAAACCATGGGCGGTGATTCATACCTGCTCCGATCCGGAACCGATGATAACGGCCCGGTTCTGGTTGAGGATATGCGCACAATCAATGAAATCAGCCTGAAACCGTCCGACGGTATTCAGTATTTCACGATTGTTCGCAAATCCGGCTCGGATCTTGTGCCCGGAAATTTTGTACTGGAGCAAAATTATCCCAATCCTTTCAACCCCACCACGACCATAGAATATTCTTTGCCTAAATCGGCCGAGGTGCATCTGGCCATTTTCAATATGCTCGGGCAAAAGGTAAAGGATGTTGTCAACGGGTCGCAGGCGGCGGGTAATTATCGAGTGCTGTGGGACGGAACCGACGCCTCCGGCACGCAGGTTTCGACCGGAATTTACCTCTACCGCATCCAGGCCGGCGATTTTTCCGCCTCGAAAAAGATGGTTCTGATGAAATAA